The sequence GATGGAGAACGTGTGGGTGTGGATTAGGATGATGTCGTCCTGCAGGATGGTTAAGaaagatgctgctgctgccagctgGATTTCTGCTCCGGCTCCGTTCAAGACCTCCTGAATCAGGCGAAAGGGACAGGTTACGTGAATGACACATGTCCAACACACCTGTCCACATCCTGCTGGCCTCCACACAGTGTGCCACTGACATACAGTCTGATGATACCGTGTACATACCCGAACCTTTGGTACGACCCGCCGAAATGTCTCAGCTGGATTCTGACGGACAAGGCTTGGCAGGTTGCTAATGACACTTGCTCTCTGCACCTCCTGACCCACACTGACAACAAGAGGATGGACATTTGGTTATTTTGGtcatttggtttggtttgattAGGGACAGAAGAACTTTTCCTAAGAACCACTGTCTGCGTTTTTTTCCTCACCACGAGAACAAGGAACAATCGTAGCTCTTAGAACAGAGAGACTTTTTCAACTCCTATTTCAGAGCCGGTTTTCTTCCAAAACTAGAGGAAGCTCGAGTGATGTCAGTGTACAATGATCGGTCGGTGACGATACTTCATTGTTTCTATTCACGATGCAAACATAACAAAAGCCCCAGTGAGAACTTTACAgactaaaagaaataaaaaggacCTGAAACTTATCCCTGAGGGACTCCACAACCAGACAGAGGGTCACCTGAACCACTGAAGGGCAGACCTTTTTCTTCATACATTATTACCTCCTCAGGTGAAATCAGGTGACAAAAGTCCAGGACTCCAGAGTCCTGAGGTCTGAGTCCTGGTTTTCTGgcaggttgttttgtgtttttgagtccAGACGTTGAACGAGTTCAGTGAACTAGTTCAGAGCCGCTGGG comes from Plectropomus leopardus isolate mb unplaced genomic scaffold, YSFRI_Pleo_2.0 unplaced_scaffold6162, whole genome shotgun sequence and encodes:
- the LOC121939811 gene encoding serine/threonine-protein phosphatase 4 regulatory subunit 4-like — encoded protein: MCSLFQTAEEIDQLTVDEDLNDIERAVYLLSVGQEVQRASVISNLPSLVRQNPAETFRRVVPKVREVLNGAGAEIQLAAAASFLTILQDDIILIHTHTFSILKTVLLHLNHRDT